A single region of the Nicotiana sylvestris chromosome 6, ASM39365v2, whole genome shotgun sequence genome encodes:
- the LOC138868178 gene encoding putative late blight resistance protein homolog R1C-3, giving the protein MEIVETCEKGTLSSAKPSSKRSFLSTDDEVVGFEKDAESIMKKLTGGAKELDVISIYGMPGLGKTTLARKVYNNPSIVNHFDVKVWIPVSQTYNRMKLLIEIFKQATSDKREIKEDIDIADKLQKSLKGKRYLIVLDDIWEVEVWEDLGLCFPNGEDGSRVIVTTRIEEVAKHLQYRSDPYSLRFLTLEESWELLQKKVFQGESCPPNLWVAGLQVAEHCKGLPLVVVLIAGIIVKMEREASLWLEVANGLSSYVLGEQTMKVMQTSYDHLEDHLKSCLLYMSFFPEDHEILVSDLLKFWMAEEFVEDIDTENIEKTSSIFLDDLLKRSLVMVSKRSFNGDIDYCTVHDVVREFCLAKLIEEKYMQLTVPYSPNQHVYSKESRLCIYIHDDLVEQLDRCEYRLDKIPMLESKLETKCSGECPKPLEFIAHPVQFNTWSYYRSDPLPLLVKLRLVRVLRLMDADYLPSSWTTAVQSLTHLRYLEISVGQFDFKWISHLLDLQTLVVRSAISNPMTLLAIWKMTKLRHVNITKFSLVWEADDRVVFGQSSTTMLENLKTFGMCCTYVDDMNPRFWWRFPNLEQLRLKIEDVPSCPLFPIPEVHTHLQSLELEVKNGRKGYNTSVGWDEYFVFPSNLRRLSIRNMSLTEKIVANIARLRMLESLTLIRGSRFWNLNYCWDVRDVVFPALKYLTLQIKDLTEWKASEESFPMLEKLVIKGYCYLEEIPPCFVDVPTLQLIEVEDCMDSLGVSAMNIKKEIEETTGCDSLQVRILE; this is encoded by the coding sequence ATGGAGATTGTTGAGACATGTGAAAAAGGAACTCTTTCTTCTGCAAAGCCTTCCAGCAAACGTAGTTTTCTATCAACTGATGATGAAGTTGTGGGCTTTGAGAAAGATGCAGAAAGTATAATGAAAAAATTGACTGGTGGAGCAAAGGAGCTAGATGTCATCTCAATCTATGGAATGCCAGGTCTCGGAAAAACAACTTTGGCCAGGAAAGTGTACAACAATCCTTCTATTGTTAATCACTTTGATGTTAAAGTATGGATTCCTGTTTCGCAAACATATAATAGGATGAAGTTGTTGATTGAGATTTTCAAACAAGCAACTAGTGATAAGAGAGAAATCAAGGAGGACATTGACATAGCTGACAAGTTGCAGAAGAGTCTAAAAGGCAAGAGATATCTCATTGTATTAGATGATATATGGGAAGTCGAAGTATGGGAAGATTTGGGATTATGCTTCCCTAATGGCGAAGATGGAAGTAGAGTAATTGTAACAACTCGAATTGAAGAAGTGGCTAAGCATCTTCAATATCGCAGTGATCCCTATTCTCTTAGATTTCTGACACTGGAAGAGAGTTGGGAATTACTGCAGAAGAAAGTATTCCAAGGAGAGAGTTGTCCTCCGAATCTATGGGTAGCAGGGTTACAAGTTGCAGAACACTGTAAGGGATTGCCCCTTGTGGTTGTCCTGATTGCTGGAATTATTGTGAAAATGGAAAGAGAGGCATCCTTGTGGCTTGAGGTTGCAAATGGCTTAAGTTCTTATGTTTTAGGAGAGCAAACCATGAAGGTAATGCAAACAAGTTATGATCATTTAGAAGACCACTTAAAATCTTGCCTTCTTTACATGTCATTCTTTCCAGAAGACCATGAGATTTTAGTGTCTGATTTGCTGAAGTTCTGGATGGCCGAAGAGTTTGTAGAGGATATTGACACCGAGAACATAGAGAAAACATCTAGCATTTTCTTGGATGATCTGCTTAAGAGAAGCCTAGTGATGGTCTCCAAGAGGAGTTTTAATGGTGACATAGACTACTGCACAGTTCACGATGTAGTGCGTGAGTTTTGCTTGGCAAAACTTATAGAAGAAAAGTATATGCAGCTGACAGTGCCATACAGTCCAAATCAACATGTGTATTCCAAGGAATCGCGGTTATGCATTTATATTCATGATGATCTGGTTGAACAATTAGATCGTTGCGAATATCGACTGGATAAGATTCCAATGCTCGAGTCCAAGCTGGAAACTAAGTGTTCTGGTGAATGTCCTAAGCCTTTGGAGTTCATTGCTCATCCAGTACAATTCAACACATGGAGTTATTATCGATCAGATCCTTTACCTTTACTGGTTAAATTAAGACTTGTTCGAGTGTTGCGTTTGATGGATGCGGACTACTTGCCAAGTTCTTGGACTACTGCAGTACAATCTTTAACTCACTTGAGGTACCTTGAAATTTCTGTCGGACAATTTGATTTCAAGTGGATTTCTCACCTACTCGATCTTCAAACTCTAGTGGTTCGTTCAGCCATCTCCAATCCAATGACATTGCTTGCTATCTGGAAAATGACAAAGCTAAGACATGTGAATATAACCAAATTTTCCTTGGTATGGGAAGCCGATGACCGGGTAGTTTTTGGACAATCTTCAACAACTATGCTAGAGAACTTGAAGACATTTGGCATGTGCTGTACATATGTGGATGATATGAATCCAAGGTTCTGGTGGAGGTTCCCCAATCTTGAACAACTCCGCCTCAAAATTGAAGATGTACCTAGTTGTCCTTTGTTTCCCATACCAGAAGTTCATACTCACCTTCAATCTCTCGAACTTGAAGTCAAAAATGGCAGGAAAGGATACAATACTTCAGTTGGATGGGACGAATACTTTGTCTTCCCTTCAAATCTTAGGCGTTTGAGCATTCGCAACATGTCACTAACGGAAAAGATAGTCGCAAACATTGCAAGATTGCGGATGCTTGAGAGTCTTACATTAATAAGAGGATCTCGATTCTGGAATCTGAATTACTGTTGGGACGTTAGAGATGTCGTGTTCCCTGCACTCAAATACTTGACATTACAGATTAAGGATTTGACAGAATGGAAAGCTTCAGAGGAATCCTTTCCCATGCTTGAAAAACTAGTTATCAAAGGTTATTGCTACCTTGAGGAGATCCCACCTTGCTTTGTGGATGTTCCAACGCTCCAACTTATTGAAGTAGAAGACTGCATGGATTCTCTCGGAGTTTCAGCTATGAATATCAAAAAGGAAATTGAAGAAACTACAGGATGTGACAGTCTCCAAGTTCGTATACTGGAGTAA
- the LOC104224735 gene encoding putative late blight resistance protein homolog R1B-16, whose protein sequence is MEVVETCGKGTLSSAEPSTKHNFPSTDEEVVGFVKDAESIMKKLIVGTKELDVISIFGMPGLGKTTLARKVYNNPSIVNYFDVKAWCSVSQAYNRRTLLLEIFKQATRDKSEIKEDVDIADKLQKTLKGRRYLIVLDDIWEIDAWEDLGLCFPKGEDGSRVMVTTRIEEVAKHLQHRNDPYSLRFLTSEESWELLQKKVFRGESCPPNLLEAGLQVAEHCKGLPLVIVLIAGIILKMERKASLWLEVANDLSSLALGEQGTKVIQSSYDHLEDQLKPCLLYMALYPEDYKIPVSDLLKLWIAEEFVENIDTENLEETSRIFLNDLLKRSLVMVSGRQEINGAIEYCSLHDLVREFCLRKLIEEKHFMQLAVPYSSNQQLYSKESRLCIYIHDELVKQLDHYEYRLDKIPMFESKQLDCYEYQLDNIPMVKSKETKRFGQCSKFIQFIAHPKSNIWNRSDSLHSLVKLRFVQALQLNERELPSSWVKAVQSLTHLRYLAICVEKFDFKWVSHLLYLQTLVVDYSRYPFRTSTAAFWKMTKLRHVKINSFIFTGEWDAKTGRPILEEPSESTLENLKTLRTCRVAVSDAARKVWWRCPNLEKLSLQIISVPSCSLFPLPELHTRLQSLKLDAGCSYEDKYEVGWSSYIDFPSNLRKLCIRNIFITEEIVSKIAKLQKLESLEVHRGYLVGNGQCLDVRYVEFPALKFFTIFVLFMEEWKASEESFPMLEKLVVLNCEDLDEIPPSFADIPTLQLIQVENCMDSVGDSAMDIKREIEENTGCDTLQVLIS, encoded by the coding sequence ATGGAGGTTGTTGAGACATGTGGAAAAGGAACTCTTTCTTCTGCAGAGCCTTCCACCAAACATAATTTTCCATCAACTGATGAGGAAGTTGTGGGCTTTGTGAAAGATGCAGAAAGTATAATGAAGAAATTGATTGTAGGAACAAAGGAGCTGGACGTTATCTCAATCTTTGGAATGCCGGGATTGGGTAAAACAACTTTGGCCAGGAAAGTGTACAACAATCCTTCTATTGTTAATTACTTTGATGTTAAAGCTTGGTGTTCTGTTTCGCAAGCATATAATAGGAGGACCTTGTTGCTTGAGATTTTCAAACAAGCAACACGTGATAAGAGCGAAATCAAAGAGGATGTTGACATAGCTGACAAGTTGCAGAAGACTCTAAAAGGCAGGAGATATCTCATTGTATTAGATGATATATGGGAAATCGATGCATGGGAAGATTTGGGGTTATGTTTCCCGAAGGGTGAAGATGGAAGTAGAGTAATGGTGACAACTCGAATTGAAGAGGTGGCTAAGCATCTTCAGCACCGCAATGATCCTTATTCTCTTAGATTTCTGACATCGGAAGAGAGTTGGGAATTGTTGCAGAAGAAAGTATTTCGAGGAGAGAGTTGTCCACCCAATCTATTGGAAGCAGGATTACAAGTTGCGGAACATTGTAAGGGATTGCCTCTTGTGATTGTCCTGATTGCTGGAATTATTttgaaaatggaaaggaaggCGTCCTTGTGGCTGGAGGTTGCAAATGACTTAAGTTCCCTTGCTTTAGGAGAGCAGGGTACAAAAGTAATACAATCGAGTTATGACCATTTAGAAGACCAATTAAAGCCTTGTCTTCTGTACATGGCTTTGTATCCAGAAGACTATAAGATTCCAGTGTCTGATTTGCTGAAGTTGTGGATAGCTGAAGAGTTTGTAGAGAATATTGACACAGAGAATCTAGAAGAAACATCTAGAATTTTCTTGAATGATCTACTTAAGAGAAGCCTAGTGATGGTCTCTGGCCGACAGGAAATTAATGGTGCCATAGAATACTGCTCACTTCATGATTTAGTGCGTGAGTTTTGTTTGAGAAAACTTATAGAAGAAAAGCACTTTATGCAGCTCGCAGTGCCATACAGTTCAAATCAACAATTGTATTCCAAGGAATCACGGTTATGCATTTATATTCATGATGAACTTGTTAAACAATTAGATCATTATGAATATCGGTTGGATAAGATTCCAATGTTCGAGTCCAAGCAGTTAGATTGTTATGAATATCAGTTGGACAACATTCCGATGGTCAAGTCCAAGGAAACAAAGCGTTTTGGTCAATGTTCAAAGTTTATTCAGTTCATTGCTCATCCAAAATCCAACATATGGAACCGATCAGATTCTTTGCATTCACTTGTTAAATTAAGATTTGTTCAGGCATTGCAATTGAATGAAAGGGAATTGCCAAGTTCTTGGGTTAAGGCAGTACAATCACTAACTCACTTGAGGTACCTTGCAATTTGTGTTGAAAAATTTGATTTCAAGTGGGTATCACATCTACTCTATCTCCAAACTCTAGTGGTAGATTATTCAAGATATCCATTCAGGACATCGACTGCTGCATTCTGGAAAATGACAAAGCTAAGGCATGTGAAGATAAACTCATTTATCTTTACTGGCGAATGGGATGCTAAAACTGGTCGACCAATTTTGGAAGAACCTTCAGAAAGTACGCTAGAGAACTTGAAGACATTGCGCACTTGTCGTGTTGCTGTGAGCGATGCCGCTCGGAAGGTCTGGTGGAGGTGTCCGAATCTTGAAAAACTCAGCCTCCAAATTATAAGTGTACCTAGTTGTTCTTTGTTTCCCTTACCAGAACTTCATACTCGGCTTCAATCTCTTAAACTAGATGCCGGATGCTCGTATGAAGACAAATATGAAGTTGGATGGTCCAGCTACATTGACTTCCCTTCAAATCTTAGGAAGTTGTGCATTCGCAACATTTTTATAACAGAAGAAATAGTTTCAAAGATTGCAAAACTGCAGAAGCTTGAGAGTCTCGAAGTACATAGAGGATACCTTGTGGGGAATGGTCAGTGTTTAGACGTCAGATATGTCGAGTTCCCTGCACTCAAATTCTTCACAATATTTGTGCTCTTTATGGAAGAATGGAAAGCTTCAGAGGAATCCTTTCCCATGCTTGAGAAGCTAGTTGTACTAAATTGTGAAGACCTCGACGAGATCCCTCCTAGCTTTGCCGATATTCCAACACTCCAACTTATTCAAGTGGAGAACTGCAtggactctgttggggattcagCTATGGATATTAAAAGAGAAATAGAAGAAAACACAGGCTGTGACACTCTCCAAGTTCTTATATCATAG